One part of the Diadema setosum chromosome 6, eeDiaSeto1, whole genome shotgun sequence genome encodes these proteins:
- the LOC140229599 gene encoding galanin receptor type 2-like produces the protein MDVVPVSTNEGLTTMMTDEISTKFTPVKTQGSGWLWSVQWSWTNSIQLVFAVVGIVGNLLVILALLRRKALRHSTDIFIGALALADFLTSVVMIPVPRAQKVPDTIAGALYCKVVYPSYLMWVLIFSSAYILAGMSVERFVAVVYPLHFNRLFTNTRVYGYLFIVLVCAIPAAGITMTLQVIDDECRDTKTAQLRVDLSIYLFTFRVAVPVLVMVITQVITTISLHRQSKQLHGARSTSKADAPSFHLTARNRIVKMTMIVVIIFVLSLGPNQLMTMIAAVRGTLATFLFSPLYYTLTFLAFVNSCANPFIYAARFPKFRKAVKDIFTSGFSRKNLPLFANGEQPSTMMTSEKDTSLSTVSQAV, from the coding sequence ATGGACGTGGTACCAGTATCGACTAACGAGGGTCTTACTACAATGATGACAGACGAAATAAGTACGAAATTCACTCCGGTAAAGACGCAGGGCAGTGGGTGGCTGTGGAGTGTGCAATGGTCCTGGACGAATTCCATTCAGCTGGTTTTTGCTGTGGTTGGGATTGTCGGCAATCTACTTGTGATTCTTGCCTTGTTGAGACGAAAGGCGCTACGACACTCGACAGATATCTTCATAGGTGCTCTTGCTCTAGCCGACTTTCTGACGTCGGTTGTGATGATCCCTGTCCCACGGGCCCAAAAGGTACCCGACACTATTGCCGGTGCCTTGTACTGCAAAGTGGTGTACCCAAGCTACCTGATGTGGGTGCTCATCTTCTCTTCCGCCTACATCCTGGCGGGGATGTCCGTGGAGAGGTTCGTTGCCGTAGTGTACCCACTGCATTTCAACCGGCTCTTCACCAATACCCGAGTGTATGGCTACCTGTTCATCGTGCTCGTCTGTGCTATTCCCGCTGCGGGAATCACCATGACTCTGCAGGTGATCGACGACGAATGCCGAGACACAAAGACAGCTCAGCTGAGAGTGGACTTGTCGATCTACCTCTTTACCTTCCGCGTTGCTGTTCCCGTGTTAGTCATGGTAATAACGCAGGTAATCACCACCATTTCACTTCATCGTCAGTCCAAGCAGCTCCACGGAGCTCGCTCGACGTCGAAGGCCGACGCCCCCTCTTTTCACCTCACGGCCCGTAACCGCATCGTGAAAATGACGATGATCGTGGTCATCATCTTCGTACTTAGCCTCGGGCCGAATCAGTTGATGACCATGATTGCGGCTGTGAGGGGCACCCTGGCTACATTTTTGTTCAGCCCTCTGTACTACACCCTGACTTTCCTAGCCTTCGTCAACTCGTGTGCCAATCCCTTCATCTACGCCGCAAGATTCCCAAAATTCCGCAAGGCAGTGAAGGACATCTTCACGTCTGGTTTCTCCCGGAAGAACTTGCCATTATTTGCCAACGGAGAGCAACCGTCTACCATGATGACGTCAGAAAAAGACACTTCCTTATCCACTGTGTCCCAAGCTGTGTAA
- the LOC140229999 gene encoding uncharacterized protein, with protein sequence MFVHSFLLQMKAVIFVESILLLCLLLGGDACPPPQNRPNGQPRKILAGFRRIVKQGSVCEDFLSAPQEYKEVCSKEAMGQLVADFLEASREIDRIGAERVCRNDRPAHFNNTCEILHFACTHRNLHRLRVCMGSNASDSRGSNQQTRDPEGLTQQEVIQPGQDQARRNQKNSKAPREEADDEAGRDRSGGSQTDRRGVGRGLSVGISFHHQGQHQPVDNDSGQNKTGPIHPPRNQPGNRQFGSNQQRRDHLGGGRQGHSQPEHSQQDPNQTPRNGASHNQSRPHRRQRNQIGGQSQHRERNQPLRNLLERSQGHREGSRRGKNKAGAGVTTSPEV encoded by the exons ATGTTTGTTCATTCCTTTCTTCTTCAGATGAAGGCCGTTATATTTGTTGAGAGCATCCTACTTCTATGTCTTCTGCTGGGTGGAGACG CATGTCCCCCTCCTCAGAACAGACCAAACGGCCAGCCTAGGAAGATACTGGCTGGATTTCGGAGGATCGTGAAGCAAGGGAGTGTCTGCGAGGATTTCCTGAGTGCTCCCCAAGAGTACAAGGAGGTGTGCTCCAAGGAAGCCATGGGGCAACTCGTCGCTGACTTCCTCGAGGCAAGCCGAGAGATCGACAGGATCGGTGCCGAGAGGGTTTGCCGTAATGACAGGCCAGCACACTTCAACAACACCTGTGAGATTCTGCATTTTGCCTGTACTCACAGAAATCTGCATCGATTGAGGGTGTGCATGGGATCCAACGCTtctg ACTCTCGCGGAAGCAACCAACAGACACGTGATCCAGAAGGCCTAACCCAGCAGGAAGTTATACAGCCAGGACAAGATCAAGCACGACGGAATCAGAAGAACTCAAAGGCTCCAAGGGAGGAAGCAGACGATGAAGCAGGACGCGATAGGTCAGGCGGAAGCCAGACAGACCGCCGAGGAGTAGGACGAGGGCTGAGTGTTGGaatatcttttcatcatcaaGGACAACATCAGCCAGTTGACAATGACTCAGGACAAAACAAGACAGGACCCATTCATCCGCCAAGAAATCAACCAGGAAATCGTCAGTTTGGAAGCAATCAGCAGCGGCGTGACCATCTTGGAGGAGGTCGACAAGGACATAGTCAGCCAGAACATAGTCAGCAAGATCCGAACCAGACACCACGCAACGGAGCTAGTCATAATCAGTCTCGACCTCATCGACGACAACGGAATCAGATAGGAGGACAAAGTCAACACCGAGAAAGAAACCAACCACTACGTAATCTTCTGGAACGTAGCCAGGGACATCGGGAGGGATCAAGACGCGGCAAGAACAAGGCTGGTGCAGGTGTAACAACCTCTCCAGAAGTTTAA